One part of the Mesorhizobium sp. M4B.F.Ca.ET.058.02.1.1 genome encodes these proteins:
- a CDS encoding ribonuclease J, producing the protein MAKAENAELVFVPLGGVGEIGMNFALYGYGPADAREWIVVDVGVTFPDSAHPGVDLILPDTRFIEENLDSLRGIVITHAHEDHYGALLDIWPRLKAPAWMTPFTAGLLEAKRQGEQNAPKVPAMIYRAGEKFTIGPFEIEAIPVAHSIPEPMSLAITTPAGTVIHTGDWKIDPEPTIGPKTDEARFRAYGDKGVLALVCDSTNALREGESPSEVAVGEGLKGVIQSAKGRVAVTTFSSNVGRIVSIARAARDAGRQCLVLGRSLKRVIDVAGELGYMDGLPEFIAEEDYGFIPRENLVIICTGSQGEPLAALAKLSRDEMKSVSLTAGDTVVFSSRTIPGNEKAILEIKNRLIDLGMKIVEDGDALVHVSGHPRRSELRKMYEWVRPQIGVPVHGEAAHLVAQGSLMSMSGIGQVAQVRDGDMLRLYPGAATIVDQVPFGRVYKDGRLIGTDQAMGIRDRRKLSFAGHVAVNVVLDDKYELAGDPDLVAIGVAEADASGETLEDLMLDAAIGAVDSIPRQRRKDLDLVQEAVRRAVRGAANEAWGKKPLVTVFVTR; encoded by the coding sequence ATGGCGAAAGCGGAAAACGCCGAACTCGTCTTCGTGCCGCTTGGCGGCGTCGGCGAGATCGGCATGAACTTCGCCCTCTACGGCTACGGGCCGGCCGATGCGCGCGAGTGGATCGTCGTCGATGTCGGCGTCACCTTTCCGGATTCGGCGCATCCGGGCGTCGACCTGATCCTGCCCGACACGCGCTTCATCGAGGAGAACCTCGACAGTCTGCGCGGCATCGTCATCACTCACGCACATGAGGACCATTACGGCGCTCTGCTCGACATCTGGCCGAGGCTGAAGGCGCCGGCCTGGATGACGCCGTTCACCGCCGGCCTGCTGGAGGCCAAGCGGCAGGGCGAGCAGAATGCGCCGAAGGTGCCGGCGATGATCTACCGGGCCGGCGAGAAATTCACCATCGGTCCGTTCGAGATCGAGGCCATCCCGGTCGCCCACTCGATTCCCGAGCCGATGTCGCTGGCGATCACCACTCCGGCTGGCACCGTCATCCACACCGGCGACTGGAAGATCGATCCGGAGCCGACGATCGGGCCGAAGACCGACGAGGCGCGCTTCCGCGCCTATGGCGACAAGGGCGTGCTGGCGCTGGTCTGCGATTCGACCAATGCGCTGCGGGAAGGGGAATCGCCTTCGGAAGTGGCGGTCGGCGAGGGGCTGAAGGGCGTCATCCAGAGCGCCAAGGGCCGCGTCGCCGTCACCACCTTCTCCTCCAATGTCGGCCGCATCGTTTCCATCGCCAGGGCGGCGCGCGACGCCGGCCGCCAGTGTCTGGTGCTCGGCCGTTCGCTGAAGCGCGTCATCGATGTCGCCGGCGAGCTCGGCTACATGGACGGGCTGCCGGAGTTCATCGCCGAGGAGGATTACGGCTTCATCCCGCGCGAGAACCTGGTCATCATCTGCACCGGCAGCCAGGGCGAGCCGCTGGCGGCACTTGCCAAGCTGTCGCGCGACGAGATGAAATCGGTGTCGCTGACGGCCGGCGACACCGTGGTGTTTTCCTCGCGCACCATCCCCGGCAACGAGAAGGCGATCCTCGAGATCAAGAACCGGCTGATCGACCTCGGCATGAAGATCGTCGAGGACGGCGATGCGCTGGTGCACGTCTCCGGCCATCCGCGCCGCAGCGAATTGCGCAAGATGTATGAATGGGTGCGGCCGCAGATCGGCGTGCCGGTGCATGGCGAGGCGGCGCATCTGGTGGCGCAAGGGTCGCTGATGTCGATGTCCGGCATCGGCCAGGTGGCGCAGGTGCGCGACGGCGACATGCTGAGGCTCTATCCGGGCGCCGCGACCATTGTCGACCAGGTGCCGTTCGGCCGCGTCTACAAGGACGGCCGGCTGATCGGCACCGACCAGGCGATGGGCATCCGCGACCGGCGCAAGCTGTCCTTTGCCGGTCATGTCGCCGTCAATGTCGTGCTCGACGACAAATATGAGCTTGCCGGCGATCCCGACCTGGTGGCGATCGGCGTCGCCGAGGCGGACGCAAGCGGCGAGACGCTGGAGGACCTGATGCTCGATGCGGCAATCGGCGCCGTGGACTCGATCCCCCGTCAGCGCCGAAAAGACCTCGACCTGGTGCAGGAGGCGGTGCGCCGCGCGGTGCGCGGTGCCGCCAACGAAGCCTGGGGCAAGAAGCCGCTGGTGACGGTGTTCGTCACGCGGTGA
- the nuoL gene encoding NADH-quinone oxidoreductase subunit L has product MYQAIVFLPLLGFLIVGLFGTSLGAKASEYITSGFLVISAVLSWIAFFSVGFGEGEVFTVPVLRWIQSGGLDASWALRIDTLTVVMLVVVNTVSALVHIYSIGYMHHDPNRPRFFAYLSLFTFAMLMLVTADNLVQMFFGWEGVGLASYLLIGFWYKKPSANAAAIKAFIVNRVGDFGFALGIFGVFVLFGSVNLGTIFANAASFVPTEGAEHGATVLTFLGYTLDKHSALTVVCLLLFMGAMGKSAQVPLHTWLPDAMEGPTPVSALIHAATMVTAGVFMLARLSPLFELSHSALTVVTFIGAFTAFFAATVGLVQNDIKRVIAYSTCSQLGYMFVALGVGAYGAAIFHLFTHAFFKALLFLGSGSVIHAVSDEQDMRNMGGLRTLIPKTYWMMVIGTLALTGVGIPVTVIGTAGFFSKDAIIESAFASHNLFAGTAFVLLVVAAAFTSFYSWRLIFMTFHGQPRASHEVMHHVHESPPVMLVPLFILAVGALFAGIIFHGAFIGEGYAEFWKASLFTLPENHILHEIHELPLWVELAPFIAMVIGFAVAWKFYIRSPELPASVAANHRLLYAFLLNKWYFDELYDVLFVRPAKRLGRFLWKTGDGAVIDGFGPDGVSARVVDVTNRVVKLQTGYLYHYAFAMLIGVAALVTWMML; this is encoded by the coding sequence ATGTATCAAGCAATCGTCTTCCTTCCGCTGCTCGGCTTCCTGATCGTCGGCCTGTTCGGCACGTCGCTCGGCGCCAAGGCGTCCGAATACATCACCTCCGGCTTCCTGGTGATTTCGGCCGTGCTGTCGTGGATCGCCTTCTTCTCGGTCGGCTTCGGCGAGGGCGAAGTGTTCACCGTGCCGGTGCTGCGCTGGATCCAGTCGGGCGGGCTCGACGCGTCCTGGGCGCTCAGGATCGACACGCTGACGGTGGTGATGCTGGTCGTCGTCAACACCGTGTCGGCGCTGGTCCACATCTACTCGATCGGCTACATGCATCACGATCCGAACCGGCCGCGCTTCTTTGCCTATCTGTCGCTGTTCACCTTCGCCATGCTGATGCTGGTGACGGCCGACAATCTGGTGCAGATGTTCTTCGGCTGGGAAGGTGTCGGTCTCGCCTCCTACCTGCTGATCGGCTTCTGGTACAAGAAGCCGTCGGCCAATGCCGCGGCAATCAAGGCCTTCATCGTCAACCGCGTCGGCGATTTCGGCTTCGCGCTGGGCATTTTCGGCGTGTTCGTGCTTTTCGGCTCGGTCAATCTCGGCACCATCTTCGCCAATGCGGCGAGCTTCGTTCCGACAGAGGGCGCCGAGCACGGCGCAACCGTGCTCACCTTCCTCGGCTATACGCTCGACAAGCACTCGGCGCTGACCGTCGTCTGCCTGCTGCTCTTCATGGGCGCGATGGGCAAGTCGGCGCAGGTGCCGCTGCACACCTGGCTGCCCGACGCCATGGAAGGCCCGACCCCGGTCTCGGCGCTGATCCATGCCGCCACCATGGTGACGGCGGGCGTGTTCATGCTGGCCAGGCTGTCGCCGCTGTTCGAGCTGTCGCATTCGGCGCTGACGGTCGTCACCTTCATCGGCGCCTTCACCGCCTTCTTCGCGGCCACTGTCGGCCTCGTCCAGAACGACATCAAGCGCGTCATCGCCTATTCGACCTGCTCGCAGCTTGGCTACATGTTCGTGGCGCTCGGCGTCGGCGCCTATGGCGCCGCGATCTTCCATTTGTTCACGCACGCCTTCTTCAAGGCGCTGCTGTTCCTCGGTTCGGGCTCGGTGATCCATGCCGTCTCCGACGAGCAGGACATGCGCAACATGGGTGGCCTCAGGACGCTCATTCCGAAGACCTACTGGATGATGGTGATCGGCACGCTGGCGCTGACCGGCGTCGGCATTCCGGTGACGGTCATCGGCACCGCCGGCTTCTTCTCCAAGGACGCCATCATCGAGAGTGCCTTTGCCAGCCACAATCTGTTTGCCGGCACCGCCTTCGTGCTGCTGGTTGTCGCCGCGGCCTTTACCTCCTTCTACTCCTGGCGGCTGATCTTCATGACTTTCCATGGCCAGCCGCGCGCCAGCCACGAGGTCATGCACCATGTCCATGAATCGCCGCCGGTGATGCTGGTGCCGCTGTTCATCCTGGCCGTGGGCGCGCTGTTTGCCGGCATCATCTTCCATGGCGCCTTCATCGGCGAGGGCTATGCCGAGTTCTGGAAGGCGTCGCTGTTCACACTGCCGGAAAACCACATCCTTCACGAGATCCACGAACTGCCGCTGTGGGTCGAACTGGCGCCGTTCATCGCCATGGTCATCGGCTTCGCGGTCGCCTGGAAGTTCTATATCCGCTCGCCGGAACTGCCCGCCAGCGTCGCCGCCAACCATCGCCTGCTCTACGCCTTCCTGCTCAACAAGTGGTACTTCGACGAGCTCTACGACGTCCTGTTCGTGCGGCCGGCGAAGCGCCTCGGCAGGTTCCTGTGGAAGACCGGCGACGGCGCCGTCATCGACGGGTTCGGGCCTGACGGGGTCTCGGCGCGCGTCGTCGACGTCACCAACCGGGTCGTCAAGCTGCAGACCGGCTACCTCTACCACTACGCCTTCGCCATGCTGATCGGCGTTGCCGCACTCGTCACCTGGATGATGCTCTGA
- a CDS encoding biotin--[acetyl-CoA-carboxylase] ligase: protein MAFRLAPTAASEGFRLEAHDTVGSTNALALAHARAGDLGKLWVVSKKQESGRGRRGRSWATPEGNLAATLLIVSGGELRLAATLGFVAGLALADALDAVVPQGRIAIGVDGASQGKNRFELKWPNDVLASGAKLAGILLESALLEGDRFAVAVGIGVNVVAYPENLPYPATSLRALGANCDAETLFLALSDAWNENARLWDDGRGLAAVRRRWLARAAGLGGEVAVRVDGNVVRGTFETIDEDCRFVIRDDEGSVVTIAAGDVHFGAVASAQR from the coding sequence ATGGCGTTTAGGTTGGCTCCAACCGCGGCGTCGGAAGGGTTCCGGCTCGAAGCCCATGACACGGTCGGCTCCACCAACGCGCTGGCGCTCGCCCATGCCCGGGCCGGCGATCTGGGCAAGCTGTGGGTCGTTTCCAAAAAGCAGGAAAGCGGGCGCGGCCGGCGCGGCCGGAGCTGGGCGACGCCGGAAGGCAATCTGGCGGCGACTTTGCTCATCGTCAGCGGTGGCGAATTGCGGCTCGCCGCGACGCTGGGCTTCGTCGCCGGGCTGGCACTTGCCGACGCGCTCGATGCCGTCGTGCCGCAAGGCAGGATCGCGATCGGCGTTGACGGTGCAAGCCAGGGCAAGAACCGCTTCGAGCTGAAATGGCCGAACGACGTGCTTGCCTCCGGCGCCAAGCTCGCCGGCATATTGCTGGAATCGGCGCTGCTCGAAGGCGATCGCTTCGCGGTGGCAGTCGGCATCGGCGTCAACGTGGTGGCATATCCGGAGAATTTGCCTTATCCGGCGACATCGCTGCGCGCGCTTGGCGCGAATTGCGATGCCGAAACCCTGTTTCTGGCGCTGTCGGATGCCTGGAACGAGAATGCCCGGCTGTGGGACGACGGGCGCGGGCTTGCCGCCGTCAGGCGGCGCTGGCTGGCGCGCGCCGCGGGGCTCGGCGGTGAGGTTGCTGTCAGGGTTGACGGTAATGTGGTGCGCGGGACGTTCGAGACCATTGACGAGGACTGCCGTTTCGTGATCCGCGACGATGAGGGATCTGTCGTGACGATCGCCGCCGGCGACGTGCATTTCGGCGCTGTCGCGTCGGCCCAAAGGTAA
- a CDS encoding NADH-quinone oxidoreductase subunit M, which produces MTAWPILSLVTFLPLVGVLLILFINDDSENARRNIRAIALWTTSITFVISLFIWKGFDNSQAGFQFVEKVAWLDSGISYHMGVDGISMLFVILTTFLMPLCILASWEAIEKRVKAYMIAFLLLETLMIGVFCALDIVLFYVFFEAGLIPMFIIIGVWGGKRRVYASFKFFLYTLAGSVLMLLAVMAMFYQSGTTDITTLLTHNFPANMQTWLWLAFFASFAVKMPMWPVHTWLPDAHVEAPTAGSVILAAILLKMGGYGFLRFSLPMFPLASEMFAPLVFTLSVVAIIYTSLVALMQEDMKKLIAYSSVAHMGFVTMGIFAMNQEGVQGAIFQMLSHGLVSGALFLCVGVIYDRMHTREIDAYGGLVNNMPKYATVFMVFTMANVGLPGTSGFVGEFLTMLGVFRVNTWVAFFAATGVILSAAYALWLYRRVIFGSLTKDSLKDLLDLSAREKAIIYPLVVLVIFFGVYPAPVFDATAASVKALVTNVTASINTAQTAAAN; this is translated from the coding sequence ATGACCGCCTGGCCAATCCTCTCGCTGGTCACCTTCCTGCCGCTGGTTGGTGTGCTGCTCATCCTGTTCATCAATGATGACAGCGAAAACGCGCGCCGCAACATCCGCGCCATCGCGCTGTGGACGACGAGCATCACCTTCGTCATCTCGCTGTTCATCTGGAAGGGTTTTGACAATTCGCAGGCCGGCTTCCAGTTCGTCGAGAAGGTCGCCTGGCTGGATTCGGGCATTTCCTACCACATGGGTGTCGACGGCATATCGATGCTGTTCGTCATCCTCACCACCTTCCTGATGCCGCTCTGCATCCTGGCTTCGTGGGAAGCGATCGAGAAGCGGGTCAAGGCCTACATGATCGCCTTCCTGCTCCTGGAAACGCTGATGATCGGCGTGTTCTGCGCGCTCGACATCGTGCTGTTCTACGTCTTCTTCGAGGCCGGCCTGATCCCGATGTTCATCATCATCGGCGTCTGGGGCGGCAAGCGGCGCGTCTACGCCTCGTTCAAGTTCTTCCTCTATACGCTCGCCGGCTCGGTGCTGATGCTGCTCGCCGTCATGGCGATGTTCTACCAGTCGGGTACCACCGACATCACGACGCTGCTGACGCACAACTTCCCGGCCAACATGCAGACCTGGCTGTGGCTCGCCTTCTTCGCCTCCTTCGCGGTGAAGATGCCGATGTGGCCGGTGCACACCTGGCTGCCGGACGCGCACGTCGAGGCGCCGACGGCGGGCTCGGTGATCCTGGCCGCGATCCTCCTGAAGATGGGCGGATATGGCTTCCTGCGCTTCTCGCTGCCGATGTTCCCGCTGGCGTCGGAAATGTTCGCGCCGCTGGTGTTCACGCTGTCGGTCGTCGCCATCATCTACACCTCGCTGGTGGCGCTGATGCAGGAGGACATGAAGAAGCTGATCGCCTATTCGTCGGTCGCCCATATGGGCTTCGTCACCATGGGCATCTTCGCCATGAACCAGGAAGGCGTGCAGGGCGCGATCTTCCAGATGCTCAGCCACGGCCTCGTCTCCGGCGCGCTGTTCCTGTGCGTCGGCGTCATCTACGACCGCATGCACACGCGCGAGATCGATGCCTATGGCGGGCTGGTCAACAACATGCCGAAATACGCCACCGTGTTCATGGTCTTCACCATGGCCAATGTCGGCCTGCCTGGCACCAGCGGCTTCGTCGGCGAGTTCCTGACCATGCTGGGTGTGTTCCGGGTCAACACCTGGGTGGCGTTCTTCGCCGCCACCGGCGTCATCCTGTCGGCGGCCTACGCGCTCTGGCTCTATCGCCGCGTGATCTTCGGGTCGTTGACCAAGGACAGCCTGAAAGATCTGCTCGACCTCTCGGCGCGCGAGAAGGCGATCATCTATCCGCTGGTGGTGCTGGTCATCTTCTTCGGCGTCTACCCGGCGCCGGTCTTCGATGCGACGGCCGCCTCGGTCAAGGCGCTCGTCACTAACGTCACCGCATCCATCAATACCGCGCAGACCGCGGCGGCGAACTGA
- the mce gene encoding methylmalonyl-CoA epimerase — protein sequence MLGRLNHVALAVPDLAAAMAAYRDTLGARLSAPQALPEHGVTVVFVDVGNTKIELLEPLGENSPITAFLEKNPSGGMHHVCYEVDDIVAARDRLKASGARVLGDGSPKIGAHGKPVLFLHPKDFFGTLVELEQS from the coding sequence ATGCTCGGACGCCTGAACCATGTCGCGCTTGCCGTGCCGGATCTGGCCGCGGCAATGGCGGCCTATCGCGACACGCTCGGCGCGCGGCTGAGCGCGCCGCAGGCGCTGCCGGAACATGGCGTGACCGTGGTGTTCGTCGATGTCGGCAACACCAAGATCGAATTGCTGGAACCGTTGGGCGAGAACTCGCCGATCACAGCGTTCCTGGAGAAGAACCCCTCGGGCGGCATGCACCATGTGTGCTATGAGGTGGATGACATCGTGGCCGCGCGCGACCGGCTCAAGGCCAGCGGCGCGCGCGTGCTGGGTGACGGCAGCCCGAAGATCGGCGCGCATGGCAAGCCGGTGCTGTTCCTGCATCCCAAGGATTTCTTCGGCACGCTGGTCGAACTGGAGCAATCATGA
- the nuoN gene encoding NADH-quinone oxidoreductase subunit NuoN, with translation MTPDLLSSLSLSTPELILAIGALALLMVGAYSRTDSTATVNGLAVAILALAGFWVVSSSGQGTAYGSAFVQDSFARFMKVLALIGSAVTLVMSMRFARQEHFDKFEYPVLILLCTLGMLLMISANGMIGLYLGLELQSLAIYVLAAINRDSVRSTEAGLKYFVLGALSSGMLLYGISLIYGYTGNTGFQEIATALGSGERQLGLVFGLVFVLAGLAFKISAVPFHMWTPDVYEGAPTPITAFLAAAPKMAAMALIVRVTMGAFKPIASDWQQIIVFISIASMALGAFAAIGQTNIKRLMAYSSIGHMGYALVGLAANSQAGVRGVAIYMLIYLVMTLGTFAFILAMRRKEGNVEQINDLAGLASTNPIMATILTILMFSLAGIPPLAGFWGKWYVFLAAINANLYALAIIGVLASVVGAYYYLRIIKLMWFDEPVGGFVPMASELRLVLGVSGAFVLFYVLIGGPIGTYAEAAAKTFF, from the coding sequence ATGACGCCGGACCTTCTCTCCAGCCTTTCGCTCTCGACGCCGGAGCTTATCCTCGCCATCGGCGCGCTGGCGCTGTTGATGGTGGGCGCCTATTCGCGCACCGACAGCACGGCCACCGTCAACGGTCTTGCCGTCGCCATACTTGCGCTCGCCGGCTTCTGGGTGGTCTCTTCCAGCGGGCAGGGCACCGCCTACGGCAGCGCCTTCGTCCAGGATTCCTTCGCCCGCTTCATGAAGGTGCTGGCGCTGATCGGCTCGGCGGTGACGCTGGTCATGTCGATGCGCTTCGCCAGACAGGAGCATTTCGACAAGTTCGAATATCCGGTGCTGATCCTGCTGTGCACGCTCGGCATGTTGCTGATGATCTCGGCCAACGGCATGATCGGGCTCTATCTCGGCCTCGAGCTGCAGTCACTGGCGATCTACGTGCTCGCCGCGATCAACCGCGACAGCGTCCGTTCGACCGAAGCCGGCCTCAAATATTTCGTGCTCGGCGCGCTGTCGTCCGGCATGCTGCTCTACGGCATCTCGCTGATTTACGGCTACACCGGCAACACCGGCTTCCAGGAGATCGCGACCGCGCTCGGCAGTGGCGAGCGGCAGCTCGGCCTCGTCTTCGGCCTGGTCTTCGTGCTGGCCGGCCTTGCCTTCAAGATTTCGGCGGTGCCGTTCCACATGTGGACCCCGGACGTCTATGAGGGCGCGCCGACGCCGATCACCGCTTTCCTGGCCGCCGCCCCGAAAATGGCGGCGATGGCGCTGATCGTGCGCGTCACCATGGGCGCCTTCAAGCCGATCGCGTCGGACTGGCAGCAGATCATCGTCTTCATTTCGATCGCCTCGATGGCGCTTGGCGCCTTCGCGGCAATCGGCCAGACCAACATCAAGCGGCTGATGGCTTATTCCTCGATCGGTCACATGGGCTACGCGCTGGTCGGCCTCGCCGCCAACAGCCAGGCCGGCGTGCGCGGTGTCGCCATCTACATGCTGATCTATCTGGTGATGACGCTCGGCACCTTCGCCTTCATCCTCGCCATGCGGCGCAAGGAGGGCAATGTCGAGCAGATCAACGATCTCGCCGGCCTCGCCTCGACCAATCCGATCATGGCGACGATCCTCACTATCCTGATGTTCTCGCTGGCCGGCATTCCGCCGCTCGCCGGCTTCTGGGGGAAGTGGTACGTCTTCCTCGCCGCCATCAACGCCAACCTCTATGCGCTGGCGATCATCGGCGTGCTGGCCTCGGTGGTGGGCGCCTACTATTATCTGCGCATCATCAAGCTCATGTGGTTCGACGAACCGGTCGGCGGCTTCGTGCCGATGGCCAGCGAACTGCGCCTCGTGCTCGGCGTCAGCGGCGCCTTCGTGCTGTTCTACGTGCTGATCGGCGGGCCGATCGGCACCTATGCCGAAGCCGCGGCGAAGACCTTCTTCTGA
- a CDS encoding DUF1467 family protein → MSWVSFIALFFATWWVVLFAVLPFSLRTQDEDKDVTLGTVPSAPRGPHMLRAAFRTTIATLVLLGIFYGITRGLGLGIDDIPHIVPDFNQTPKN, encoded by the coding sequence ATGAGCTGGGTCTCGTTCATCGCGCTGTTCTTCGCCACCTGGTGGGTGGTGCTGTTTGCCGTCCTGCCGTTCAGCCTCAGAACCCAGGATGAGGACAAGGATGTGACACTGGGCACCGTTCCCAGCGCGCCGCGCGGACCGCATATGCTGCGTGCGGCGTTCCGGACGACGATCGCCACGCTGGTTCTTCTCGGCATCTTTTACGGCATCACGCGGGGGCTTGGCCTCGGCATCGACGACATCCCGCACATCGTGCCGGACTTCAACCAGACGCCGAAGAATTAA
- the proS gene encoding proline--tRNA ligase produces the protein MRLSRYFLPILKENPREAEIVSHRLMLRAGMIRQQGQGSFSWLPLGKRVLDKVCRIIREEQDRAGALEILMPTIQSAELWRESGRYDDYGKEMLRIKDRQEREMLYGPTNEEMVTEIFRAYVKSYKDLPLNLYHIQWKFRDEVRPRFGVMRSREFLMKDAYSFDLNYEGAKAAYNRMFVSYLRTFTRMGLQAIPMRADTGPIGGDLSHEFIILADTGESQVFCHRDYLSLAVPGANTDFSNDAEIADIVKTWTTPYAATDEMHDEAAWDKVSEGDKVSARGIEVGHIFHFGEKYSKPMGAKVTGPDGKDHFASGGSYGIGPSRLVAAIIEASHDDNGIIWPDAVAPFDIGLINMKVGDAECDRVCDELYAALSGAGKDVLYDDTDQRPGGKFATADLIGLPWQVIVGPRGVAAGEIEIKNRRTGERETLPIEAAKKRLGIAA, from the coding sequence ATGCGTTTGTCGCGCTATTTCCTGCCCATTCTCAAAGAAAATCCGCGCGAGGCCGAGATCGTCTCGCACCGGCTGATGCTGCGCGCCGGCATGATCCGCCAGCAGGGACAGGGCAGCTTCTCCTGGCTGCCGCTCGGCAAGCGGGTTCTGGACAAGGTTTGCCGGATCATCCGCGAGGAGCAGGACCGCGCCGGCGCCCTGGAGATCCTGATGCCGACCATCCAGTCGGCCGAGTTGTGGCGCGAAAGCGGCCGCTATGACGACTACGGCAAGGAGATGCTGCGCATCAAGGACCGGCAGGAGCGCGAGATGCTCTACGGGCCGACCAATGAGGAAATGGTCACCGAGATCTTCCGCGCTTATGTGAAGTCCTACAAGGACCTGCCGCTCAACCTCTACCACATCCAGTGGAAATTCCGCGACGAGGTGCGGCCGCGCTTCGGCGTTATGCGTTCTCGCGAATTCCTGATGAAGGACGCCTATTCCTTCGACCTCAACTACGAGGGCGCCAAGGCCGCCTACAACCGGATGTTCGTGTCCTATCTCAGGACGTTCACGCGCATGGGCCTGCAGGCGATCCCAATGCGCGCCGACACCGGGCCGATCGGCGGCGACCTAAGCCACGAGTTCATCATCCTGGCCGACACCGGCGAGAGCCAGGTGTTCTGCCATCGAGACTATCTCTCGCTCGCCGTGCCGGGCGCGAACACCGACTTTTCCAACGACGCCGAGATCGCCGACATCGTCAAGACGTGGACGACCCCCTATGCCGCCACCGACGAGATGCATGACGAGGCGGCCTGGGACAAGGTCTCCGAGGGCGACAAAGTCTCGGCGCGCGGCATCGAGGTCGGCCATATCTTCCATTTCGGCGAGAAGTACTCCAAGCCGATGGGCGCCAAGGTGACCGGGCCCGACGGCAAGGATCATTTCGCTTCGGGCGGCTCCTACGGCATCGGTCCCTCGCGGCTGGTCGCGGCGATCATCGAGGCGAGCCATGACGACAACGGCATCATCTGGCCCGACGCGGTGGCGCCGTTCGACATCGGCCTGATCAACATGAAGGTGGGCGACGCCGAATGCGACCGCGTCTGCGACGAGCTCTATGCCGCACTCTCCGGCGCCGGCAAGGACGTGCTCTATGACGACACCGACCAGCGGCCGGGTGGCAAGTTCGCCACCGCCGACCTGATCGGCCTGCCCTGGCAGGTGATCGTCGGGCCGCGCGGCGTAGCCGCCGGTGAGATCGAGATCAAGAACCGCAGGACCGGCGAGCGCGAGACGCTGCCGATCGAAGCGGCGAAGAAGCGCCTCGGTATCGCCGCATGA